From a single Alloactinosynnema sp. L-07 genomic region:
- a CDS encoding AMP-binding protein, producing MAEPFLQDLVDSFVWHAERAPDAVALVWHDTEIGYGELLDLAHVERDKLVGHDLATGLPVGILAEKSPEAVALVLACLLARRPFLLPSPALGDDILATLFAQAGCTTVLTTPGQARRMLPPTPVSSPPWPPANTAFMLTTSGSTGQPKIVPLSAQAVARFADWAAPTFGIGPGRTVLNVAPLNFDICLLDVWTTLAAGGRVVMVDPAYAANGRHLAEVLRANEIHVVQAVPMFFGLLLAAGAEGFDSVEHVMVTGDATPDHVLAGIPLLFPKARLRNIYGCTETNDSFIADVDGLPMAIGDPLPGVRAILVDEGRVITGPGTGELYVSTPFQTEGYLDASRNVGKFTDHPTGADDLRYFRTGDLVRRGGDGRLMLVGRADFQVKVRGVAVNTAEIEAALLEHPNVLEAAVAALPDPVAGAVLAAAIHRAPGSGLDSLALREHCVRRLPRAAIPSRMRITDEPLPKTATGKVDRAAVGRTGTGSSQAERRVS from the coding sequence ATGGCTGAGCCGTTCCTGCAGGACCTCGTTGACAGCTTCGTGTGGCACGCCGAGCGCGCGCCCGACGCGGTCGCGCTGGTCTGGCACGACACCGAGATCGGCTACGGCGAGCTGCTCGACCTCGCCCACGTCGAACGCGACAAGCTCGTCGGGCACGACCTGGCCACCGGCCTGCCCGTCGGCATCCTGGCGGAGAAGTCGCCGGAGGCCGTGGCGCTGGTGCTGGCCTGTCTGCTGGCCCGCCGCCCGTTCCTGCTGCCATCGCCCGCGCTTGGCGACGACATCCTCGCCACCCTGTTCGCGCAGGCGGGCTGCACCACGGTCCTGACCACGCCGGGCCAGGCCAGGCGGATGCTGCCGCCCACGCCGGTCTCCTCCCCGCCGTGGCCGCCCGCGAACACCGCGTTCATGCTCACCACGTCCGGCTCCACCGGGCAGCCCAAGATCGTCCCGCTGAGCGCGCAGGCGGTGGCCCGCTTCGCCGACTGGGCCGCGCCGACCTTCGGCATCGGCCCCGGCCGCACCGTGCTCAACGTGGCGCCGCTGAACTTCGACATCTGCCTGCTCGACGTGTGGACGACGCTGGCCGCGGGCGGGCGGGTGGTCATGGTCGACCCGGCCTACGCCGCCAACGGCCGCCACCTCGCCGAAGTACTGCGCGCCAACGAGATCCACGTCGTGCAGGCCGTGCCAATGTTCTTCGGACTGCTGCTGGCCGCGGGCGCGGAGGGCTTCGACAGCGTCGAGCACGTCATGGTCACCGGCGACGCCACCCCCGACCACGTGCTCGCCGGGATCCCGCTGCTGTTCCCCAAGGCGCGGCTGCGCAACATCTACGGCTGCACCGAGACCAACGACAGCTTCATCGCCGACGTCGACGGCTTGCCGATGGCGATCGGCGATCCGCTGCCCGGGGTGCGCGCCATCCTGGTCGACGAGGGCCGCGTGATCACCGGGCCGGGTACAGGCGAGCTGTATGTGTCCACGCCGTTCCAGACCGAGGGCTACCTCGACGCGTCCCGCAACGTCGGCAAGTTCACCGACCACCCGACCGGCGCCGACGACCTGCGCTACTTCCGCACCGGCGACCTGGTCCGGCGCGGCGGCGACGGCAGGCTGATGCTGGTCGGCCGCGCCGACTTCCAGGTCAAGGTGCGCGGCGTCGCGGTCAACACCGCCGAGATCGAGGCGGCGCTGCTGGAGCACCCCAACGTGCTGGAGGCCGCCGTGGCCGCCCTGCCCGACCCGGTCGCGGGGGCCGTGCTGGCCGCTGCCATCCACCGGGCGCCGGGCAGCGGCCTGGACAGCCTCGCGCTGCGGGAGCACTGCGTGCGGCGGCTTCCGCGCGCCGCCATCCCTTCACGTATGCGGATCACCGACGAGCCGCTGCCCAAGACCGCCACCGGGAAGGTCGACCGCGCCGCGGTGGGCCGGACCGGGACCGGGTCGTCTCAAGCCGAAAGAAGGGTGTCATGA
- a CDS encoding acyl carrier protein, which yields MSNVSTIKAFIIDEFLPDVAADGLAVDYDLLANGVVDSLGLLKMIAWIEDRFGVPIGDDDLDPDNFRSVAAVDRFIDAARIGPVVGA from the coding sequence ATGAGCAACGTCTCCACGATCAAGGCGTTCATCATCGATGAATTCCTCCCCGATGTCGCCGCCGACGGGTTGGCCGTCGATTACGACCTGCTGGCCAACGGTGTGGTCGACAGCCTCGGCCTGCTGAAGATGATCGCGTGGATCGAGGACCGCTTCGGCGTCCCGATCGGCGACGACGACCTTGACCCGGACAACTTCCGCAGCGTCGCCGCGGTCGACCGGTTCATCGATGCCGCGCGCATCGGCCCCGTGGTGGGTGCCTGA
- the trpA gene encoding tryptophan synthase subunit alpha: protein MGESGLALFLNAGDPPLDVLADLVAMLDESGVDCLELAVPFPGSVTDGLTVRQSANRALAQGVDLDATLDFIAKTRPGLRRLKIALLVDWSHSLKRRSLSTVADEVAAAGVDGLLVHGLPPRLKADYYLATDAAALPIVTTCYHRKSPPEVLAETAAKASAYVYLVAHYGRSGSAPAAGYADLAGTVARLRETATAPIAVGFGVRTRRDVEAIHGVGADAVIVGSAGVAVVEHALTRDRDVVADFHDFVRSLHPHHPLHTGRTR, encoded by the coding sequence GTGGGCGAGTCGGGGTTGGCGTTGTTCCTCAACGCCGGTGACCCGCCGCTCGACGTGTTGGCCGATCTCGTCGCGATGCTGGACGAGTCCGGTGTGGACTGTCTGGAGCTGGCTGTCCCGTTCCCGGGGTCGGTGACTGACGGCCTCACGGTGCGGCAGTCCGCAAACCGGGCACTGGCCCAAGGTGTCGACCTCGACGCCACGCTCGACTTCATCGCCAAGACCCGGCCCGGCCTGCGCAGGCTCAAGATCGCGCTGCTGGTCGACTGGAGTCACTCCCTCAAGCGCCGGTCACTGTCCACAGTGGCCGACGAGGTCGCCGCCGCCGGGGTCGACGGCCTGCTCGTGCACGGCCTGCCGCCGCGGCTCAAGGCCGACTACTACCTGGCCACGGATGCGGCGGCGCTGCCCATCGTGACCACCTGCTACCACCGGAAGTCCCCTCCGGAGGTGCTGGCCGAGACCGCCGCGAAGGCGTCGGCCTACGTCTACCTGGTGGCTCACTACGGGCGCAGCGGTTCCGCGCCCGCGGCGGGCTACGCCGATCTGGCGGGCACGGTCGCCCGCCTGCGCGAGACGGCCACCGCGCCGATCGCGGTCGGCTTCGGCGTTCGCACGCGGCGCGACGTCGAGGCGATCCACGGGGTCGGGGCCGACGCGGTCATCGTCGGGTCCGCCGGGGTCGCCGTGGTGGAGCACGCCCTGACGCGAGACCGGGACGTGGTCGCGGACTTCCACGACTTCGTCCGGTCACTCCACCCCCACCACCCACTGCACACAGGGAGAACACGATGA